The Chloroflexota bacterium sequence AAAAACAAAAACTATGATGCATGGAATGTGCTGCGGACGCAGCACCCATCAGTTGGAAAGGTGCGATTTTGGCGATAAAAAATCCGCTGATGTCAGAAGAGCATCGGAGCGGAGCAATTCGTCAAATTGTGTGATGTTGAGCAAACATCGATGCTGTCGGTCAACAGCCTGAGGATTCTACCACCGCTGCTCGTTCGTGTCAAATGAGCCGATGTGGGCGAGTGCATCAGTTGTGTGTGTCGTGACTCGTTACAAGTCATTCGTTGACAGCCCGGGGATTCTACCGCAGATTGCCGCCCTTGTCAAATCCTACAATCCTGAGCCACAAAGCACCACAAAGAGGACGGCAACCGCAAAGCACGCGAAGGCCACGAAGAGACGTTGTTCATCCCTCATCCTTCATCCCTCATCCTTCATCCCTCATCCTTCATCCTTACTACAACGGCCATACTGCTTTGACCAAGGCAGGCAAAATAATGCCACTCGCGCCACGTAAACAGCACTCAAAGGTATCAGAGAGGTACGTTTGGTCAGTATTAACTTCGATGCCATAGGCACCATGTTCAATTGCTGTGACGGGCAAGGTGGCGGCTGGTGGCACTAAACCCGATGTGCCAATCGAAAACACGACATCGGCTTGAATACAAGCAGCTTTGGCATGATTAAAGGTTTTGGTTGGTAACACTTCGCCAAACCAAACAATATCAGGCCGCAGCAAGGCTTGACAACGCGGACAGCGCGGCACACCAATCTCATCATCAGCCACCCATGCCGATGGTTCAATCACGACATGTTCTTTCGAGCATTTGACCCGCCCAATGTTGCCATGCAACTCCAAAACATTCGGTGAGCCAGCCCGTTGATGCAGGCTATCAACATTTTGGGTAATTAGGGTCAAATTTGGCACATGCTCAGCCATCTTGGCCAAGGCATAATGGCCTGCATTCGGGCTAGCTTGATCAACCATTTCACGCCGATAGGCATACCAATCCCAAACCAGCTTAGGATTGCGCTCAAATGCTTCGGGCGTTGCCAGATCTTCGGGTTTCATGCGCGACCAAAAGCCAGTTTGGGCATCGCGAAAAGTTGGAATCCCGCTTTCTGCCGAGATTCCAGCCCCAGTCAAAATTACAATTCGCTCGGCTTGGCGTAAGTGTTGTAGAAGCTCTTCGGGAAACTTGGCCATAACCAACTCCTCTCTAATCAAGTCAATTACTCAAGCGCAGCAACCAATTGTGGTAATAGTTCAGCCAATTTGCCATGGAAGGCATGATCGGTAAAAAAGCCAAAGGTCGAGGGCTGGCGGTTAATTTCAATCACGATTGCACCATGACGTTTGGCATGCAATGGCAACGAGGCGGCGGGCTGCACAACTGAATCGGTGCCAATACACAGAAAAACATCACACATAGTCGCTTGATCAGCTTCGCGCAAGCGTTCGCGCGGCACACCCTCGCCATACAACACTACATCGGGGCGCAGATAGCCGCCAGTTCGCGGGCAGCGCGGCGGAATTTCGGTTTCATCCCACGAATCGACCATGCCGCCATCTTCATAGGAGCGCATTCGAGCTAAATTGCCATGCAGTTCGATCAGTTCACGGCTGCCTGCTCGCCAATGCAATCCATCGGTGGCTTGGGTAATCAGCTTGAACTTTGGCATAAGTTGCTCTAAATCAACCAATGCATAATGCGCTGCACTCGGCTGAGCCGCCTCGGCCAAACCACGCCGATAGGCAAACCATTCCCAAACCAGGCGTGGATTGCGCAAAAATGCCTCAACCGTCGCCAGTTCTTGCGGCTCGTAGCCCGCCCAACGTGAATCGAGTTGCTGGGCCTCGCGAAAACTTGGAATCCCACATTCTTGAGCCAAACCCCCACCTGTCAGCACCGTAATTGATTGGGCATTGCGTAAGCGTTGCAACAAAACGTCTGGCAAATCGAACACGCTCAAGGGGTTTCCTCCTGCTGCAAAAGATCACGCGAAATCCAGCCGGTCATCGCTTGACCATCTTTTTCAAAGA is a genomic window containing:
- a CDS encoding NAD-dependent deacylase, producing the protein MAKFPEELLQHLRQAERIVILTGAGISAESGIPTFRDAQTGFWSRMKPEDLATPEAFERNPKLVWDWYAYRREMVDQASPNAGHYALAKMAEHVPNLTLITQNVDSLHQRAGSPNVLELHGNIGRVKCSKEHVVIEPSAWVADDEIGVPRCPRCQALLRPDIVWFGEVLPTKTFNHAKAACIQADVVFSIGTSGLVPPAATLPVTAIEHGAYGIEVNTDQTYLSDTFECCLRGASGIILPALVKAVWPL
- a CDS encoding NAD-dependent protein deacylase, with translation MFDLPDVLLQRLRNAQSITVLTGGGLAQECGIPSFREAQQLDSRWAGYEPQELATVEAFLRNPRLVWEWFAYRRGLAEAAQPSAAHYALVDLEQLMPKFKLITQATDGLHWRAGSRELIELHGNLARMRSYEDGGMVDSWDETEIPPRCPRTGGYLRPDVVLYGEGVPRERLREADQATMCDVFLCIGTDSVVQPAASLPLHAKRHGAIVIEINRQPSTFGFFTDHAFHGKLAELLPQLVAALE